Proteins encoded by one window of Aliivibrio wodanis:
- the htrB gene encoding lipid A biosynthesis lauroyl acyltransferase — MSNYQAPQFSTALLHPKYWGVWLGFGLIFTLVTLLPYKASYKLGRSLGKLGLKLGSSRAHVARRNLELAFPEMDSVERETIIVENFKNSGLAILETAMAWVWPNWRIEKHFSFENKQQLLDLEAQGRGVLVVCVHSLNLELTARAFSLFAPGYGVYRPHTNPAYDFIQYWGRTRFGHQMVDRKDVKGMLKILRKGGRLWYLPDHDYNRKHSVFVPFFAVKDACTTAGTGVLVDASKCAVITASSFRTYNNYHLQIDNDISADFPRKDAIGAATVMNKAIEKVILRGLPQWMWLHKRFKTMEDPNIRKSSRYD, encoded by the coding sequence ATGTCAAATTATCAAGCACCTCAATTTTCGACTGCACTTCTTCATCCTAAATATTGGGGTGTATGGCTTGGCTTTGGTCTTATTTTTACTCTCGTAACGCTTTTACCTTATAAAGCCAGTTACAAATTAGGACGAAGCCTAGGTAAATTAGGCTTAAAGTTGGGTAGTTCACGCGCTCATGTTGCACGCCGTAATTTAGAATTAGCTTTTCCTGAAATGGACTCAGTAGAACGTGAAACTATCATTGTCGAAAACTTCAAGAACTCTGGATTAGCGATTCTTGAAACAGCAATGGCATGGGTTTGGCCTAATTGGCGTATTGAAAAACATTTTAGCTTTGAGAACAAACAACAGCTGTTGGATTTAGAAGCTCAAGGTCGTGGTGTATTGGTGGTGTGTGTTCATTCATTAAATCTCGAATTAACCGCTCGTGCGTTCTCTCTATTTGCTCCTGGTTATGGGGTTTATCGTCCACACACAAACCCTGCTTATGATTTTATTCAATATTGGGGACGAACTCGTTTCGGTCATCAAATGGTGGATAGAAAAGACGTAAAAGGCATGCTAAAAATACTGCGTAAAGGTGGTCGCTTATGGTATTTACCAGATCACGATTACAATCGTAAACATTCTGTTTTTGTTCCTTTCTTTGCCGTAAAAGACGCCTGTACTACCGCAGGAACTGGGGTTTTAGTTGATGCGAGTAAATGTGCTGTAATTACGGCTTCAAGCTTTAGAACCTATAATAATTATCATCTTCAAATTGATAATGATATTAGTGCTGACTTCCCAAGAAAAGATGCTATCGGTGCTGCTACGGTGATGAATAAAGCGATTGAAAAAGTCATTTTACGAGGTCTTCCTCAATGGATGTGGCTACATAAACGTTTTAAAACCATGGAAGATCCAAATATCAGAAAAAGCAGTCGCTACGACTAG
- the slmA gene encoding HTH-type protein slmA, producing MTTTKKTNRRDEILQALAEMLESNEGASRITTAKLAKQVGVSEAALYRHFPSKAKMFEGLIEFIEESLFSRINRIIEDEKDTLKRIELLLKLLLAFAERNPGLTRIMTGHALMFENERLRGRMNQLFERIELQFKQILRERMLREGKAFPVDEAILAAQLIGQIEGSFCRFVRSDFKYQPTENFNEYWALLNAQIQ from the coding sequence ATGACGACAACAAAAAAAACAAATCGTCGTGATGAGATACTACAAGCACTTGCCGAAATGCTGGAATCTAATGAAGGCGCTTCTCGTATAACCACTGCGAAATTAGCGAAACAAGTCGGAGTCTCTGAAGCCGCGTTATATCGCCACTTTCCAAGCAAAGCAAAAATGTTTGAAGGCTTAATTGAATTTATTGAAGAATCTCTCTTTTCTCGTATCAATCGTATTATTGAAGATGAGAAAGACACGTTAAAGCGAATAGAGCTACTCTTAAAACTATTGTTAGCTTTTGCTGAACGTAACCCAGGGCTAACTCGTATTATGACAGGCCATGCTTTGATGTTTGAAAATGAGCGTCTGCGTGGACGTATGAATCAATTATTTGAGCGTATAGAGCTGCAATTTAAACAGATACTACGTGAACGTATGCTGCGTGAAGGTAAAGCTTTCCCCGTTGATGAAGCGATTCTTGCTGCACAACTCATTGGTCAAATAGAAGGTAGCTTCTGCCGCTTTGTTCGTTCTGATTTTAAATATCAACCAACAGAAAATTTTAATGAGTATTGGGCGCTATTGAATGCCCAAATTCAATAA
- the coaBC gene encoding coenzyme A biosynthesis bifunctional protein CoaBC [includes: phosphopantothenoylcysteine decarboxylase; phosphopantothenate--cysteine ligase]: MTSLAGKHILLGISGGIAAYKCAELTRRLSERGAEVRVVMTTAAKEFITPLTMQAVSGHPVADSLLDPAAEASMGHIELAKWADIVLLAPATADLIARIAAGMGNDLLSTLVLATDSPIAVSPAMNQQMYMNQATQENIATLKRRGLHIWGPAAGQQACGDVGMGRMLEPMDLVHLCERFFQADLHEQKPLEGTSLLITAGPTREAIDPVRYISNHSSGKMGFSIAEAAAQLGAKVTLVSGPVSLATPENVERINVESAEQMHSAVMKHAPSHAIFIACAAVADFKPNQISEQKLKKTADEDGMTIQMIKNPDIVASVAAMTEQRPFTIGFAAETQEVEKYARDKLERKNLDMICANDVSVQGQGFNSDNNALHLYWKNGDKALPLAAKSELGKAIMLEVVARLETIRCAN; encoded by the coding sequence ATGACATCTCTTGCAGGGAAACATATTCTTCTTGGCATCAGCGGCGGTATTGCTGCATATAAATGCGCTGAACTGACTCGTAGGCTTAGTGAACGAGGCGCTGAAGTTCGTGTTGTCATGACAACCGCAGCAAAAGAATTTATTACGCCATTAACTATGCAAGCCGTTTCAGGTCATCCTGTTGCTGACAGTTTATTAGATCCTGCTGCAGAAGCTTCAATGGGACATATTGAGCTCGCTAAATGGGCTGATATTGTTTTATTAGCTCCTGCAACGGCAGACTTAATTGCACGAATAGCAGCTGGCATGGGTAATGATTTACTAAGCACCCTAGTTCTTGCAACCGATTCTCCTATTGCTGTTTCTCCTGCGATGAATCAACAAATGTATATGAATCAAGCTACTCAAGAGAACATTGCGACTCTTAAGCGTCGTGGCCTGCATATTTGGGGACCAGCAGCAGGTCAACAAGCTTGTGGCGATGTTGGTATGGGTAGAATGCTTGAGCCAATGGATCTCGTTCATTTATGTGAACGCTTTTTTCAAGCAGACCTTCATGAACAAAAACCGTTGGAAGGTACATCATTATTAATTACCGCAGGTCCAACGCGTGAAGCCATTGACCCAGTTCGTTATATCTCGAACCATAGTTCAGGAAAAATGGGATTCTCGATTGCAGAAGCAGCGGCACAACTAGGAGCAAAAGTAACCTTAGTCAGTGGCCCTGTTAGTCTAGCTACTCCTGAAAATGTTGAGCGCATTAATGTAGAGAGCGCAGAACAAATGCATAGTGCAGTAATGAAGCATGCACCGTCTCACGCGATCTTCATTGCATGCGCAGCAGTCGCTGATTTTAAACCAAATCAAATATCAGAGCAGAAGTTGAAGAAAACCGCTGATGAAGATGGCATGACAATCCAAATGATAAAAAACCCTGATATTGTTGCTTCTGTTGCTGCAATGACAGAGCAACGTCCATTCACTATTGGGTTTGCCGCTGAAACTCAAGAAGTTGAAAAATACGCTCGTGACAAATTAGAACGAAAGAACTTGGATATGATCTGTGCGAACGATGTCTCAGTTCAAGGACAAGGCTTTAATAGCGATAATAATGCCCTTCATTTATATTGGAAAAATGGAGATAAAGCATTACCGTTGGCCGCTAAATCTGAGTTGGGTAAGGCGATTATGTTGGAAGTAGTTGCGAGACTAGAGACTATACGCTGCGCTAACTAG
- a CDS encoding DNA repair protein RadC: protein MSLMNLPEESRPREKLLALGPKSLTDAELLAIFLRTGIKGMNAIELADKLLKEFGSLRSLLGSNENEFCSHKGLGTAKFAQLQAVVEMTERYLLEKIEKEDALTSPEHTKRYLTRMLRDRHREAFYVLFLDNQHRVLKGEVLFEGTIDAAAVYPREVVKRSIDYNAAAIILAHNHPSGVAEPSQADRRITKRISDAVELVDIRVLDHFVIGDGEIVSFAERGWI, encoded by the coding sequence ATGTCTTTAATGAATTTACCAGAAGAATCACGTCCAAGAGAAAAATTACTCGCCCTAGGGCCAAAATCCTTAACCGATGCAGAGTTACTGGCTATTTTTCTTCGCACAGGTATTAAGGGAATGAATGCTATTGAGTTAGCGGATAAGTTATTAAAAGAGTTCGGATCGTTAAGAAGCTTATTGGGTTCGAATGAGAATGAGTTTTGCAGCCATAAAGGATTAGGAACAGCAAAGTTTGCTCAGTTACAAGCTGTGGTTGAGATGACTGAGCGTTATTTATTGGAAAAGATTGAAAAAGAAGATGCACTGACTAGCCCTGAACATACAAAACGTTATTTAACTCGAATGTTGAGAGATCGTCACCGTGAAGCTTTCTATGTTCTCTTTCTTGATAACCAGCATAGAGTGTTAAAAGGGGAGGTATTGTTCGAAGGAACGATCGACGCTGCTGCAGTCTATCCAAGAGAAGTTGTAAAAAGATCGATAGATTATAATGCAGCGGCCATCATTTTAGCGCATAATCACCCTTCCGGCGTTGCCGAACCAAGTCAAGCTGACAGAAGGATAACAAAACGTATCTCAGATGCAGTGGAATTGGTAGATATCCGAGTCCTTGATCACTTTGTGATTGGTGATGGAGAAATAGTCTCTTTTGCCGAAAGGGGTTGGATTTGA
- the rpmB gene encoding 50S ribosomal protein L28, translating into MSRVCQVTGKRPAVGNNRSHAKNATKRRFLPNLQTHRFWVESEKRFVKLRLTAKGMRIIDKKGIDAVLSDMRARGENV; encoded by the coding sequence ATGTCCCGAGTATGCCAAGTAACTGGTAAGCGTCCTGCAGTTGGTAACAACCGCTCACACGCAAAAAATGCCACCAAGCGTCGTTTTCTGCCGAACCTACAAACTCATCGTTTCTGGGTAGAAAGCGAAAAACGCTTCGTTAAACTTCGTCTTACCGCTAAAGGTATGCGTATCATTGATAAGAAAGGCATCGATGCCGTTCTTTCTGATATGCGTGCTCGTGGCGAGAACGTTTAA
- the rpmG gene encoding 50S ribosomal protein L33: MAKGAREKIKLVSTANTGHFYTTDKNKRNMPGKMEIKKFDPVVRQHVLYKEAKIK; the protein is encoded by the coding sequence ATGGCTAAAGGCGCACGTGAGAAAATCAAGTTAGTATCAACTGCTAACACTGGTCACTTCTACACAACTGATAAGAACAAACGTAACATGCCTGGTAAAATGGAGATCAAAAAGTTTGATCCTGTTGTACGTCAGCACGTTCTTTACAAAGAAGCTAAAATCAAGTAA
- a CDS encoding putative membrane protein, with product MKKPSRRKYNNMLIIFVLLFIGVLQAPQLIKTYLLEPKQSVEMVTGIQSLFEGTNPIQKMHFVDHDVTSNTSEQDTKLIDRWFTLEGTVLNEGSVKVLKTKLPAPSTVEVWLENQEEPQRVTIYRAPNFWMMQNWQGEWIAVSAEEGYLFR from the coding sequence ATGAAAAAACCATCACGCCGCAAATACAACAATATGCTGATCATCTTTGTATTACTCTTCATTGGCGTACTACAAGCCCCGCAGTTGATCAAAACCTACCTACTCGAACCAAAACAAAGCGTAGAAATGGTAACAGGTATACAGTCCCTGTTTGAGGGCACGAACCCTATCCAAAAAATGCACTTTGTTGATCATGATGTTACTTCCAATACATCAGAGCAAGACACCAAACTTATTGATCGTTGGTTTACTCTTGAGGGTACAGTACTTAATGAAGGGTCAGTGAAAGTCCTTAAAACTAAGTTACCGGCACCAAGCACAGTAGAAGTATGGTTAGAAAACCAAGAAGAGCCTCAGCGTGTGACTATTTATCGAGCGCCGAACTTTTGGATGATGCAGAATTGGCAAGGTGAATGGATAGCAGTGAGTGCGGAAGAAGGGTATTTGTTTAGGTAA
- the mutM gene encoding DNA glycosylase: protein MPELPEVETSRLGITPHLQGQTIKAIIVRVEKLRWPIPQELQLLVGQRIQSIRRRAKYLLIDTPTGSAIIHLGMSGSLRVLDESISVAKHDHVDLILDNGKVLRYNDPRKFGSWLYAAVGVDHDVLAKLGPEPLTDTFNAEYFSEKTKNKKTVVKQFVMNNAVVVGVGNIYASESLFMAKIHPKTPVGELTQPQILRLVSEIKSVLATAIKQGGTTLKDFNQVDGKPGYFAQELHVYGRAGKACLICQSLIQEEKIGQRNTFWCETCQPYK from the coding sequence ATGCCAGAACTACCAGAAGTCGAAACTAGTCGCCTAGGAATAACACCGCACCTACAAGGGCAAACTATCAAAGCCATTATCGTAAGAGTTGAGAAGTTGCGCTGGCCCATCCCTCAAGAGCTGCAATTATTAGTTGGACAAAGAATCCAATCTATTCGTCGTCGTGCTAAATATTTACTGATTGATACCCCAACAGGTAGCGCTATTATTCATCTTGGTATGTCGGGAAGCCTACGCGTACTGGATGAAAGTATTTCTGTCGCTAAACATGATCACGTCGATCTGATTTTAGATAATGGTAAAGTTTTACGTTATAACGATCCTCGTAAGTTTGGATCTTGGTTATATGCAGCAGTCGGGGTTGATCATGATGTATTAGCAAAGCTAGGACCAGAACCCCTAACTGATACTTTTAATGCCGAATATTTTTCAGAAAAAACCAAAAATAAGAAAACCGTCGTAAAGCAGTTTGTTATGAATAATGCTGTAGTGGTAGGCGTTGGGAATATCTATGCTAGTGAATCTTTATTTATGGCTAAAATACATCCTAAAACTCCAGTTGGCGAGTTAACGCAACCACAAATATTACGATTAGTGAGCGAAATAAAAAGCGTGTTAGCAACGGCGATTAAGCAAGGTGGAACGACGTTAAAAGATTTTAATCAAGTAGATGGAAAGCCTGGTTATTTTGCACAAGAATTGCATGTTTACGGACGAGCCGGAAAAGCGTGTTTAATTTGTCAGTCACTGATCCAAGAAGAGAAAATAGGGCAAAGAAATACCTTTTGGTGTGAAACCTGCCAACCCTATAAATAA
- a CDS encoding membrane associated sulfatase produces the protein MNFQQNYKQLSRTIWLSVFIAAVIMSVGRLVFLANIGDMAELTHRGSDLWRALFTGLRFDLKIVVIGFAPLLLIGLVLAVFPKAYRLFSKVIPWYAGLIFFLVTGFSIGNYYYYLTYGNHIDVFIFGLADDDTKAVLANAWADYPIFLSFISSVIVAFCSAMIVRVAVKKMQQWEWKPQHKGITTLSTVVMIVIFAFFARGTLGSHPLKRYHAQVSDYKVLNSITPNGLIALEWAKSDYKKQNKFHSVSKVDLAAQFTKVMGNSTGEFKTPYNAYLAENKPHVVMALMEGMGTNVLVEDNYPENDLLGALRPAFESDFVFNRFLAETSATINSLVNMLGQSNVPTISHSSAQKIEVAAAAARPYKEAGYKTIFITATNGMWRNVANYLPSQGFDKILDENAIVKVFPEAEAFRGEWGLSDEYAFKLAEKELKEATQPLMIYILTITNHTPYEVPKNYDVKPIKVSARLLERMRAGEEEATRLSETYQYANNALGEFVSDIKQSSLGDLTLIAATGDHRLRGFTMAYPNDLPIIHAVPFYLYVPTKIQQQVPNEYDKSRVGSHKDIFPTLYAFSLSEANYYSLGGHNLLGTDQVTRFGYNPEMTLTEKGIYLNAKPEKLYEWAEELEINHQPIKNDGELLGADYKKLQTLYINGQVQGTH, from the coding sequence ATGAATTTTCAACAAAATTATAAACAACTCAGTAGAACCATTTGGTTATCTGTTTTTATTGCCGCAGTCATAATGTCTGTAGGTCGATTAGTTTTTCTTGCCAATATTGGCGACATGGCAGAGCTTACACATCGAGGAAGTGATTTATGGCGTGCTCTATTTACGGGCCTACGCTTTGATTTAAAAATAGTGGTTATTGGTTTTGCACCATTACTGCTCATTGGTCTCGTTCTTGCTGTTTTCCCAAAAGCTTATCGTCTCTTTTCAAAAGTTATTCCTTGGTATGCAGGGCTTATCTTCTTCCTTGTTACTGGTTTCTCTATAGGTAATTACTACTACTACCTAACCTATGGTAATCATATTGATGTTTTTATCTTTGGTTTAGCCGACGACGACACCAAAGCAGTATTAGCTAATGCCTGGGCTGATTATCCTATTTTCTTATCGTTTATTAGCAGTGTGATAGTCGCTTTTTGCTCAGCCATGATTGTACGAGTTGCAGTAAAGAAAATGCAGCAATGGGAATGGAAGCCACAGCATAAAGGGATTACGACGTTATCAACTGTAGTTATGATTGTAATATTCGCTTTTTTTGCACGAGGCACACTAGGATCTCACCCATTAAAACGTTATCACGCTCAAGTATCTGATTATAAAGTTTTAAATAGCATCACACCTAATGGACTTATCGCGCTTGAGTGGGCAAAAAGTGATTACAAAAAGCAAAATAAATTTCACTCAGTAAGCAAAGTGGATTTAGCAGCTCAGTTTACTAAGGTTATGGGTAATTCAACTGGAGAGTTCAAAACCCCTTACAATGCTTATTTAGCCGAGAACAAACCTCATGTCGTGATGGCACTGATGGAAGGTATGGGTACCAATGTTCTAGTTGAAGATAATTATCCTGAAAATGATTTATTAGGTGCATTACGCCCAGCTTTTGAGTCGGATTTTGTATTTAATCGATTCTTAGCTGAAACCTCTGCAACGATTAACTCACTGGTAAATATGTTAGGGCAAAGTAATGTTCCGACTATTAGCCATTCTTCTGCTCAGAAAATTGAAGTAGCAGCCGCGGCAGCGCGTCCATATAAAGAAGCGGGTTATAAAACCATATTTATTACTGCAACCAATGGGATGTGGCGCAATGTTGCGAATTACTTACCGTCACAAGGTTTTGATAAAATCTTAGATGAAAATGCGATTGTAAAAGTATTTCCAGAGGCTGAAGCGTTTCGTGGAGAGTGGGGGTTATCGGACGAATACGCTTTTAAATTAGCAGAAAAAGAGCTAAAAGAAGCAACTCAGCCCCTAATGATCTACATCTTAACTATCACTAACCATACGCCTTACGAAGTGCCAAAAAATTACGATGTAAAACCAATTAAGGTAAGTGCGCGTTTGTTAGAGAGAATGAGAGCAGGTGAAGAAGAAGCAACTCGCTTATCTGAAACCTATCAATATGCCAACAATGCGTTAGGTGAGTTTGTGTCAGATATTAAGCAATCTTCACTGGGTGATTTAACCTTAATAGCGGCAACAGGTGATCATCGATTAAGAGGGTTTACTATGGCTTATCCTAATGATCTTCCTATTATTCATGCGGTGCCATTTTATTTATATGTACCGACAAAAATTCAACAGCAAGTACCAAATGAGTATGACAAGAGTCGAGTTGGCTCACATAAAGATATCTTCCCAACCTTGTATGCGTTTAGTCTTTCAGAAGCTAACTATTACAGCTTAGGTGGACATAATTTATTGGGAACCGACCAGGTAACAAGATTTGGCTATAACCCTGAAATGACACTGACTGAAAAAGGTATCTATCTAAATGCCAAGCCAGAAAAACTATATGAATGGGCTGAAGAATTAGAGATTAATCATCAACCAATTAAAAATGATGGGGAGCTCTTAGGGGCTGACTATAAAAAGCTACAGACTCTGTATATTAATGGTCAAGTTCAAGGCACACATTAA
- the coaD gene encoding phosphopantetheine adenylyltransferase, whose amino-acid sequence MESIVIYPGTFDPITNGHLDLIKRTSTMFNHIIVAVAASPSKKTLFTLEERVELVKQSVSSLDNVSVEGFSGLMVDFAKQKKANLLVRGLRTTMDFEYEFGLTSMYRKLMPELESVFLTPSEEYAFLSSTIVREVALHGGSVKEFVPTVVHDALKNKLHA is encoded by the coding sequence ATGGAATCTATTGTTATCTATCCTGGCACGTTTGATCCAATTACTAATGGACACTTGGACTTAATTAAACGTACTTCAACTATGTTTAATCACATCATTGTCGCTGTGGCTGCAAGTCCAAGTAAGAAAACATTGTTTACTCTTGAAGAGCGCGTTGAATTAGTTAAGCAATCAGTCTCCTCACTGGATAATGTCTCTGTCGAAGGTTTCTCTGGCTTGATGGTTGATTTTGCTAAACAAAAAAAAGCAAATCTATTAGTTCGAGGATTAAGAACAACGATGGATTTTGAGTATGAATTTGGCTTAACTAGCATGTATCGAAAATTGATGCCTGAACTAGAAAGTGTTTTCCTTACCCCCTCAGAAGAGTACGCTTTTTTATCTTCAACAATAGTAAGAGAAGTTGCCCTACATGGTGGTAGTGTAAAAGAGTTTGTACCGACTGTTGTTCATGATGCATTAAAAAATAAATTACACGCTTAA
- the waaF gene encoding putative LPS heptosyltransferase II, translating into MKKILVIRNDKIGDFMLAWPSFAMLKNSLPECHITALVPSYTVELAKLCPWIDEVIVDCGKKASKVDNKALIKTIKSHQFDASINLFSTTYNALLVFKANIPYRLAPATKLAQIFYTHRVKQKRSQSLKPEYQYNLDLIREFLFRQGVTPVESTAPYLSFSSADITQQKEKLSQQLGLNSSRKWVYIHAGTGGSANNLSLEQYCDLIVGIAGDYEVVLTAGPGEEEKAQQLQSLLKAKDKDAVLYEKNDGLIDFTRSIACADVFIAGSTGPLHIAATLDVPTVGFFPSKRSSTPLRWLPINSESRHLAFSPPKCGNAEKESDMSLINVNQTLESLNPWVAQYLS; encoded by the coding sequence ATGAAAAAAATACTAGTTATTCGTAATGATAAAATCGGCGATTTCATGTTAGCGTGGCCAAGTTTTGCTATGTTGAAAAACTCGTTACCTGAATGCCATATTACTGCATTAGTGCCATCTTATACGGTTGAGCTAGCAAAGCTTTGTCCATGGATAGATGAGGTAATTGTTGATTGTGGAAAGAAAGCATCGAAAGTAGATAATAAAGCATTAATAAAGACAATTAAGAGTCATCAATTTGATGCTTCGATTAATTTATTTTCAACCACGTATAATGCCTTGTTGGTTTTCAAAGCCAATATCCCTTATCGATTAGCCCCTGCAACTAAGCTTGCTCAGATCTTCTATACACATAGAGTAAAACAGAAACGATCACAATCATTAAAGCCTGAATATCAATATAACCTAGATTTGATCCGTGAATTCTTATTTCGACAAGGGGTAACACCTGTTGAATCAACAGCACCTTATTTATCATTTTCTTCTGCTGATATTACACAACAAAAAGAAAAATTATCTCAACAATTGGGGCTGAATAGTTCGAGGAAATGGGTCTATATTCATGCAGGAACTGGTGGCTCAGCCAATAATTTATCGCTAGAACAATATTGTGATCTTATTGTTGGCATCGCGGGTGATTATGAGGTTGTATTAACTGCTGGCCCAGGGGAAGAAGAGAAAGCTCAGCAATTACAAAGCTTACTTAAGGCGAAAGATAAAGACGCAGTGCTTTATGAGAAAAATGATGGTTTGATTGATTTTACGCGCTCAATTGCTTGTGCTGATGTCTTTATTGCGGGCTCTACCGGTCCATTGCATATTGCAGCGACACTTGATGTTCCGACAGTTGGTTTCTTCCCAAGCAAGCGTTCATCAACACCATTACGTTGGTTGCCAATTAACAGTGAATCACGTCACCTTGCTTTCTCTCCACCAAAATGTGGCAATGCAGAGAAAGAGTCGGATATGAGCCTGATTAATGTTAATCAGACTCTAGAAAGCCTTAATCCTTGGGTTGCTCAGTACTTGTCTTAA
- the waaE gene encoding lipopolysaccharide core biosynthesis glucosyl transferase, whose translation MTTSSPTLAVALIVKNESKNLDACLKTVAQWVDEIVILDSGSTDETKEVALKYTDKFFVNADWPGFGPQRRLAQEYVDSDFVLWLDADERITPELQKSIEQAVKENKPNTLYKICRLSWVFGRYIRHCGWYPDRVVRLYPTKLTQYDDSLVHEKVITTKEMQIENLQGDAIHYTYNDLQHYLVKSAGYAAAWAEQREKRGKTSSISQGIIHAFACFLKMYVIKAGFLDGKQGFLLSLLSAHSTFVKYADLWIKTSTEQPKD comes from the coding sequence ATGACAACATCATCTCCAACCTTAGCGGTTGCGCTTATTGTTAAGAATGAATCAAAAAATTTAGATGCTTGCTTAAAGACTGTCGCTCAATGGGTTGATGAGATTGTAATCCTTGATTCGGGCAGTACTGATGAAACAAAAGAAGTTGCTTTAAAATATACCGACAAGTTTTTTGTTAATGCGGATTGGCCAGGGTTTGGGCCTCAACGTCGTCTGGCTCAAGAGTATGTTGATTCTGATTTTGTTCTTTGGCTTGATGCTGATGAACGTATTACTCCTGAACTGCAAAAAAGCATTGAGCAGGCAGTCAAAGAGAATAAGCCTAATACGCTATATAAGATCTGTCGTTTAAGCTGGGTATTTGGTCGTTATATTCGTCATTGTGGTTGGTATCCTGATCGTGTTGTTCGCTTATACCCAACAAAATTAACCCAGTATGATGATTCTCTCGTGCATGAGAAAGTCATCACCACAAAAGAGATGCAGATAGAAAACCTGCAAGGTGATGCTATTCATTACACCTACAATGATTTACAGCATTATCTTGTAAAATCAGCAGGATATGCGGCGGCTTGGGCAGAACAAAGAGAGAAGCGTGGAAAAACAAGTAGCATTAGCCAAGGTATTATTCATGCCTTTGCTTGTTTCCTTAAAATGTACGTAATTAAAGCGGGATTTTTAGATGGCAAGCAAGGCTTTCTACTATCGTTATTATCAGCGCATTCTACTTTCGTAAAATACGCTGACCTATGGATTAAGACAAGTACTGAGCAACCCAAGGATTAA